From Nitratidesulfovibrio vulgaris str. Hildenborough, a single genomic window includes:
- the nikR gene encoding nickel-responsive transcriptional regulator NikR, with protein sequence MGRTIRFGVSLDSELLDKFDVLCDERCYQTRSEAIRDLIRNTLVQQEWEDTDREIAGTLTLVYDHHKSDLAQRLTEIQHDVHDIIITSLHVHLDHYNCLEVLVLKGPGQQVRNLAQRLISTKGVKHGKLSLTTTGQDLT encoded by the coding sequence ATGGGACGCACCATCCGCTTCGGCGTATCACTCGACTCCGAGCTTCTGGACAAGTTCGATGTCCTCTGCGATGAACGCTGCTACCAGACCCGTTCCGAAGCCATCCGCGACCTCATCCGCAACACGCTGGTTCAGCAGGAATGGGAAGACACCGACCGCGAAATCGCCGGTACGCTCACCCTCGTCTACGACCACCACAAGAGCGACCTCGCACAGCGACTCACCGAGATACAGCACGACGTGCACGACATCATCATCACCTCGCTGCATGTGCACCTCGACCATTACAACTGCCTTGAAGTGCTCGTCCTCAAGGGCCCCGGCCAGCAGGTGCGCAACCTCGCGCAACGGCTCATATCCACCAAGGGCGTGAAGCACGGCAAGCTTTCGCTCACCACAACCGGACAGGACCTCACCTAG
- a CDS encoding flagellar basal body rod C-terminal domain-containing protein, translated as MRIDTGWAALDAFGIGLGVTANNIANVNTDGFRASQTRYETGPGGEGVRLGEIRESTTPGPLHEGMGIVEREGRMEQQRVLVEGSNTDTAREMVSMMETQRAHEANVASIRAHDDMTGVVLDIMV; from the coding sequence ATGCGCATCGACACCGGATGGGCCGCCCTTGACGCCTTCGGCATCGGCCTTGGCGTCACGGCCAACAACATCGCCAACGTGAACACGGATGGCTTTCGCGCCTCGCAGACCCGGTACGAGACCGGGCCGGGCGGCGAAGGGGTGCGCTTGGGCGAGATTCGCGAAAGCACGACACCCGGCCCCCTGCATGAGGGCATGGGCATCGTCGAACGCGAAGGACGCATGGAACAGCAGCGCGTACTCGTCGAGGGCAGCAACACCGACACAGCGCGCGAGATGGTCTCGATGATGGAGACACAGCGTGCCCATGAGGCCAACGTCGCCTCCATACGCGCCCACGACGACATGACGGGAGTGGTGCTGGACATCATGGTCTGA
- the folE2 gene encoding GTP cyclohydrolase FolE2 yields MEDVQNSPAQVAMPIDRVGVKNLQLPLVVSDRAQGRQHTVATVDIGVDLPAHFKGTHMSRFVEALENWTEELDYASMKRLLEDVKTRLEARKAYVLFRFPYFIRKKAPATGSPGLVCYQCRLTGELEEGRPSFLLEVEVPVMTVCPCSKAISDEGAHSQRAVVRIAVRMTRFSWLEEFIDLAEVSGSSPVYTLLKREDEKYVTEDAFAHPTFVEDVVRAAAQRLERHPQISWFRVEVESFESIHCHNAFASIERTITPETQPGS; encoded by the coding sequence ATGGAAGACGTACAGAACAGCCCGGCACAGGTGGCCATGCCCATCGACCGCGTGGGCGTGAAGAACCTCCAGTTGCCCCTTGTGGTCAGCGACAGGGCGCAGGGCCGCCAGCACACCGTCGCCACCGTCGACATCGGCGTCGACCTGCCCGCCCACTTCAAGGGCACGCATATGAGCCGCTTCGTCGAGGCTCTCGAGAACTGGACCGAAGAACTGGACTACGCCAGCATGAAGCGCCTGCTCGAAGACGTGAAGACACGTCTCGAGGCACGCAAGGCCTATGTGCTCTTCAGGTTCCCGTATTTCATCCGCAAGAAGGCCCCTGCCACGGGCAGCCCCGGTCTCGTCTGCTACCAGTGCCGCCTCACCGGTGAACTGGAGGAGGGACGCCCCTCGTTCCTGCTGGAGGTCGAGGTCCCGGTCATGACCGTGTGTCCGTGCTCCAAGGCCATCAGCGACGAGGGCGCGCACAGCCAGCGGGCCGTGGTGCGCATCGCCGTTCGCATGACGCGCTTCAGCTGGCTTGAGGAGTTCATCGACCTTGCCGAGGTGTCGGGTTCATCGCCCGTGTACACCCTGCTCAAGCGCGAGGACGAGAAGTACGTCACCGAAGACGCCTTCGCCCACCCCACCTTCGTGGAGGACGTGGTACGCGCTGCCGCACAACGTCTTGAACGCCATCCGCAGATTTCGTGGTTCCGCGTCGAGGTGGAAAGCTTCGAATCCATCCATTGCCACAACGCCTTCGCCAGCATCGAGCGCACCATCACCCCCGAAACGCAACCGGGTAGCTGA